The following nucleotide sequence is from Verrucomicrobiota bacterium.
CGCATCGCGCCGGCAAACACGACCGGCTTGTCGGATGCAAGCACGAGGTCGAGCAGGTAGGCCGTCTCTTCGAGCGTGTCCGTGCCGTGCGTGACAACAACCCCGCAGCAAGTCACCTCGTCGAGTCGCTGCCGAACCACGCGCGCCAGTTCCAACATGAGCGCGGGAGTCATGTGCGGCCCGGGCAACCGCGCGAAGTCCAAGGCCGAGACTCGCGCAATCGAGTCGAGCCCGGGGACTCGCGCGAGGATTTCCGCGCCCGACATCGCGGGAACGGCGCCGCCCGCCGCCGGGTCGAAGCGCATCGAGATCGTGCCGCCCGTGAAAACCACCGAGACGCAAGGATGGTTGTGGATGGGCATGGGGATGTTTGCGTGGAACTCGCGTGGACGAGCCAAGCTGCACCAGCCTCGATCAGGTGGAATTGGTCGCGGAAGCTCTGCGTGAAGGCAGGCCCTGGCTTGGACGGGACATCGTCGGCGTTCGGTCAGCTCAGCTTGAGCGGCCCGCCTTCGCAGAGCGACGGCTTGCCAAACGTCTCGATGCGGTGGCCGACCGCATGGGCGAGGGCGATGTGCAGGCGGTTGTGCGCGACGTTGTCGAACTTGAGCGAGCGGCCCATCTCAAATCCGAATCCGCCGCCGAGCAGGAGGAACGGAATGTTGTTGAGCGTGTGCGAATTGCCCTTGCCGAGCTCGTTCGTCCAGACGATGAGCGTGTGGTCGAGCATCGAGCCTTCACCTCCGGGCTCGGGGGTGCCGGCGAGCTTTTGCGCGAGGTAGGCGAGTTCGCCGGCGAACCACTGGTTGATCTTCGTGAGCTTCGTGAACGCGGCCGTGTTGCTGTCCGGCTCGTGCGAGAGACCGTGGTGGCCGTCCTTGATGTCGAGCCAGTTCATGCGCGCGCTGCCGACGGACTTGGTGAATTGCAACGTGGCCACCCGGGCCATGTCGTTGACGAAGCTGTTCACGAGCAGGTCGATTTGCATGCGACTCAGGCGGGGCAGGTTGTCGTTGGCGTCGGCAACGCCCTCCTCGAACGTGGGTGGCGCCACGCGCAGTTTCTGCGTGGCGCCGTCCTTGAGCTCCTGCTCCATCTGGCGCACCAGTGCCTCGTGCTCCTCGAGCAGCCGGCGATCTTCGGGACTGATGAGTTTGCGGACCTTGACGAGGTC
It contains:
- a CDS encoding DUF1552 domain-containing protein — its product is MNAFHRRQFIQSVGLSAASLPFIVGLPSLGLSAPARPRQRLIVMFSPNGTIPPNYWPDEEGRDFQLKEIMTPLAEFKDRMLILRGLSNKVRGDGDGHMRGMSCLLTAIELFPGNIQGGSHTPAGWASGISIDQEIRNFFQSKDDTRTRFGSLEFGVGVTDRADPWTRMSYAGPNKPVAPISDPYQMYQKLYGQMKDKANLQSVLDTVRADLVKVRKLISPEDRRLLEEHEALVRQMEQELKDGATQKLRVAPPTFEEGVADANDNLPRLSRMQIDLLVNSFVNDMARVATLQFTKSVGSARMNWLDIKDGHHGLSHEPDSNTAAFTKLTKINQWFAGELAYLAQKLAGTPEPGGEGSMLDHTLIVWTNELGKGNSHTLNNIPFLLLGGGFGFEMGRSLKFDNVAHNRLHIALAHAVGHRIETFGKPSLCEGGPLKLS